The Prochlorococcus marinus str. MIT 9301 genome segment ACTTACAACCTCTGCAAGTTTTGATTCTTTGTGGAATGTCTTAACTGATTATGATCGACTAAATCTTTACATACCAAATCTATTATCAAGCAAAAAAATATATCAAAAAAACAATAATGTTCATCTTAAACAAGTTGGAGCTCAGGATTTTCTTGGTATGAAATTTTCAGCTGAAGTGACCATCGATTTATTCGAAGATAAGGAGCTTGGCCTTTTAAAGTTCAGTTTAATTAAAGGGGATTTCAGAAAATTTGAAGGTAGTTGGAAAATTCAAAATATCAAAGATACTTCAAAAAATTCATTAATTTACGATCTAACTGTTCAAGGTTGTCAATGGATGCCAATAGGAATGATAGAGAAAAGACTAAAAAAAGATCTTTCAGAAAATTTGCTTGCCGTTGATAAGCAAGCAAAATTATCAATAAATTAGTTTAAATTTTAGAAAATAGCCCCAAGGGGATTCGAACCCCTGTCGCCTCCGTGAAAGGGAGGTGTCCTAGGCCTCTAGACGATGGGGCCAGGAAATTAGTATAACAGCTTATTAAAAACTAAGAGTAAGGCTAGCCTTTCGTCAAGTATTGTTGCTCTTTGTTTTGTCCTTGCCACACAGGAACTGTGAAATGAAAGCACGAACCTACGCCAACTTC includes the following:
- a CDS encoding SRPBCC family protein translates to MNNSQESEDHSKNNDYQTIEQTMEKLSGGTRRLAAQLTTSASFDSLWNVLTDYDRLNLYIPNLLSSKKIYQKNNNVHLKQVGAQDFLGMKFSAEVTIDLFEDKELGLLKFSLIKGDFRKFEGSWKIQNIKDTSKNSLIYDLTVQGCQWMPIGMIEKRLKKDLSENLLAVDKQAKLSIN